One Lujinxingia sediminis DNA window includes the following coding sequences:
- the ccoN gene encoding cytochrome-c oxidase, cbb3-type subunit I — translation MTRAPSPQHPAQVLAPAATERIRYDDRIVRMFVIATVAWGIIGMLVGVILALQLAYFPANELGKYFTFGRLRPLHTNAVIFAFAGNAIFAAVYYSTQRLVKARMFSDMMSKLHFWGWQAIIVAAAITLPMGFTQTKEYAELEWPIALAITVVWVIFAANFFLTLKHRREKHLYVAIWFYIATIVTVAVLHIVNNLAIPVGLFKSYSVFAGVQDAMIQWWYGHNAVAFVLTTPFLGLMYYFLPKAANRPIYSYKLSILHFWSLVFIYIWAGPHHLHYTSLPQWASTLGMVFSIMLWMPSWGGMINGLFTLRGAWDKVRTDPVLKFFVVGITFYGMATFEGPLMSVKLVNSLSHYTDWTIAHVHAAALGWNGFMTFGMIYWLAPRLWQTKLYSTRLANAHFWMATVGILLYIVAMYSAGITQGLMWRAFDETGRLMYPDFMETVVAIVPMYWVRLIGGSIYLIATCLGGYNLIMTARTAPKTLEDPEAIVPAALPAPKTKSSPVKARAAGEQANIDEALFSLQEKFKGGWHRLLEGWPLVFTILTTVAILVGTIIEIVPMLLIRSSVPTIAAVQPYTPLELEGRDLYIAEGCHTCHSQQIRPMVDEIERYGEYSKPGEGVYDHPFLWGSKRTGPDLARVGGKYNHFWHYRHMIDPRSTNTRSIMPAYPWLETDELDLSQTQKKIETMIFLGVPYTPEQAESAVEDARTQAAQIAQELHEQGGPAGLQDRDLIALIAYLQRLGTDISNAEGAD, via the coding sequence GTGACTCGAGCGCCATCCCCCCAACACCCCGCTCAAGTGCTCGCCCCGGCAGCCACCGAGCGCATCCGCTACGATGATCGCATCGTGCGGATGTTCGTCATCGCCACCGTCGCCTGGGGCATCATCGGGATGCTCGTCGGCGTCATCTTAGCCCTGCAGCTGGCCTACTTCCCGGCCAACGAGCTCGGCAAGTACTTCACCTTCGGAAGGCTACGCCCGCTGCATACCAATGCGGTGATCTTTGCCTTTGCCGGAAACGCCATCTTCGCAGCGGTCTACTATTCGACCCAGCGACTGGTGAAAGCTCGCATGTTCAGCGACATGATGAGCAAGCTCCACTTCTGGGGCTGGCAGGCCATTATTGTGGCCGCCGCCATCACGCTACCGATGGGCTTTACCCAGACCAAAGAATACGCCGAGCTGGAGTGGCCCATCGCCCTGGCCATTACGGTGGTGTGGGTGATCTTTGCGGCGAACTTCTTTCTCACGCTCAAACATCGCCGCGAAAAACATCTCTACGTGGCGATCTGGTTCTACATCGCCACCATCGTCACCGTGGCGGTGCTGCACATCGTCAACAACCTGGCCATCCCGGTGGGGCTCTTTAAGAGCTACTCGGTGTTTGCCGGCGTTCAGGACGCGATGATCCAGTGGTGGTACGGCCACAACGCGGTGGCGTTCGTGCTCACGACCCCCTTCCTGGGCCTGATGTACTACTTCCTGCCCAAGGCGGCCAACCGCCCGATCTACTCCTACAAGCTCTCCATTTTGCACTTCTGGTCGCTGGTCTTCATCTACATCTGGGCCGGCCCGCACCACCTCCACTACACCTCGCTTCCGCAGTGGGCCTCCACCCTGGGGATGGTCTTCTCGATCATGCTCTGGATGCCCAGCTGGGGCGGCATGATCAACGGGCTTTTCACCCTGCGCGGCGCCTGGGACAAGGTGCGTACCGACCCGGTTCTGAAGTTCTTTGTGGTGGGTATCACCTTCTACGGCATGGCCACCTTTGAGGGCCCGCTGATGAGCGTGAAGCTCGTCAACTCCCTGAGCCACTACACCGACTGGACGATCGCCCACGTTCACGCCGCCGCGCTGGGCTGGAACGGCTTTATGACCTTCGGGATGATCTACTGGCTGGCCCCTCGCCTCTGGCAGACCAAGCTCTACTCCACCCGTCTTGCCAACGCCCACTTCTGGATGGCGACCGTCGGCATCCTGCTCTACATCGTGGCGATGTACAGCGCCGGCATCACCCAGGGGCTTATGTGGCGCGCCTTCGATGAGACCGGACGCCTGATGTACCCGGACTTCATGGAGACGGTTGTGGCGATTGTGCCCATGTACTGGGTGCGACTGATTGGCGGCTCGATCTACCTGATCGCCACCTGCCTGGGCGGCTACAACCTGATCATGACCGCGCGCACCGCGCCCAAAACCCTCGAAGACCCCGAGGCGATTGTGCCCGCCGCGCTGCCCGCGCCGAAGACCAAGAGCAGCCCTGTCAAAGCCCGCGCCGCTGGCGAACAGGCCAACATCGACGAAGCCCTCTTCAGCCTGCAGGAGAAGTTCAAGGGCGGCTGGCACCGCCTCCTTGAAGGCTGGCCGCTTGTCTTCACCATCCTGACCACCGTGGCCATTCTGGTGGGCACGATCATCGAGATCGTACCGATGCTGCTCATCCGCTCCTCGGTCCCGACCATCGCCGCCGTCCAGCCCTACACCCCGCTGGAGCTTGAGGGGCGAGATCTCTACATCGCCGAGGGCTGCCACACCTGCCACTCCCAGCAGATTCGTCCGATGGTCGATGAGATCGAGCGCTATGGCGAGTACTCCAAGCCCGGCGAAGGCGTCTACGACCACCCCTTCCTCTGGGGCTCCAAGCGTACCGGGCCGGATCTGGCGCGGGTGGGCGGCAAGTACAACCACTTCTGGCACTACCGCCACATGATCGACCCGCGTTCGACCAACACCCGCTCGATCATGCCGGCTTACCCCTGGCTTGAGACCGACGAGCTCGACCTCTCCCAGACCCAGAAGAAGATCGAAACCATGATCTTTTTGGGCGTGCCCTACACCCCCGAGCAGGCTGAAAGCGCCGTCGAAGACGCCCGCACCCAGGCCGCCCAGATCGCTCAGGAGCTCCATGAGCAGGGCGGACCGGCCGGACTTCAAGACCGCGACCTCATCGCGCTCATCGCCTACCTGCAACGCCTGGGTACCGACATCTCCAACGCCGAAGGAGCTGACTGA
- a CDS encoding sulfite exporter TauE/SafE family protein — MSEVAEVGAWAQVAPYYAQVLGVGVIWVSLHCAGMCGPILASLTATTGAWSEPTPARRVMKASAGVLSYQGGRALTYAAMGAGAGALGAMAQGWVRGMTQTAGLVVAAVLVAAGLWKLLPARYRSAGVGGRLGAKVAALSGGLLQRAMRLAPKNRWLKMGVMGLMMGLLPCMLMFWVLSIAAATASPWHGAGVMVVLVAMTTPVLMAAASGSSLLGGRLRAASAWLVALGLILSGVWMGLIGAAANGWIDHIYLAFELFGEAWTMMLW, encoded by the coding sequence GTGAGCGAGGTGGCAGAGGTTGGAGCGTGGGCGCAGGTCGCGCCCTATTATGCGCAGGTGCTGGGCGTCGGCGTGATCTGGGTGAGCCTGCATTGCGCGGGGATGTGCGGGCCGATCCTGGCGAGTCTGACGGCGACGACCGGGGCGTGGTCGGAGCCGACGCCGGCCCGGCGGGTGATGAAGGCCTCGGCCGGGGTGCTCAGCTATCAAGGCGGGCGAGCGCTTACCTATGCGGCGATGGGGGCGGGGGCCGGCGCGCTGGGAGCGATGGCGCAGGGCTGGGTGCGGGGGATGACGCAGACCGCCGGGCTTGTGGTGGCGGCGGTGCTGGTGGCCGCCGGGCTGTGGAAGCTCTTGCCGGCGCGCTATCGGAGTGCGGGGGTGGGAGGCCGGCTCGGCGCAAAGGTTGCGGCGTTGAGCGGGGGGCTTTTGCAGCGGGCGATGCGCCTGGCACCGAAGAATCGCTGGCTGAAGATGGGGGTGATGGGGCTGATGATGGGGCTTTTGCCCTGCATGCTCATGTTCTGGGTGTTGAGCATCGCCGCGGCCACCGCCAGCCCCTGGCATGGCGCCGGGGTGATGGTGGTACTGGTAGCGATGACCACGCCGGTGTTGATGGCTGCGGCCAGCGGATCGAGCCTTTTAGGTGGACGGCTGCGCGCGGCTTCGGCGTGGCTTGTGGCGCTCGGCCTGATCCTCTCGGGGGTGTGGATGGGGCTTATCGGCGCGGCAGCCAACGGCTGGATCGATCATATCTACCTGGCCTTTGAGCTCTTTGGAGAGGCCTGGACGATGATGCTGTGGTGA
- a CDS encoding DNA-3-methyladenine glycosylase has protein sequence MRWREEVVGRAFFAREIHEVARDLLGRELWVGEQGARIVEVEVYEGANDAASHARSGVPGARTWPMFAEPGRIYVYRIYGMHRCVNLRAPSRVGPGAILVRAAEPLAGFEARVWQKRRLSGPALLCKEMGIDERFSGAWVGQGIVVRKGMPVADAEVGRSARVGLNAERCGEAARWRWRYAIKDSPWFSRPL, from the coding sequence GTGAGGTGGCGAGAGGAGGTTGTGGGGCGCGCGTTTTTTGCGCGCGAGATTCACGAGGTGGCGCGCGATCTTCTCGGTCGTGAGCTCTGGGTGGGGGAGCAGGGCGCGCGAATCGTCGAGGTGGAGGTCTACGAGGGGGCCAACGACGCGGCCAGCCACGCTCGCAGCGGGGTGCCCGGCGCGCGCACCTGGCCGATGTTTGCCGAGCCGGGTCGGATCTATGTGTACCGAATCTACGGGATGCACCGCTGTGTGAACCTGCGCGCGCCGAGTCGGGTGGGACCGGGCGCGATTTTGGTGCGGGCGGCCGAGCCGCTGGCAGGTTTTGAGGCGCGGGTCTGGCAGAAGCGGCGGCTGAGTGGGCCGGCGCTTCTGTGCAAAGAGATGGGAATCGACGAGCGCTTCAGCGGTGCCTGGGTGGGGCAGGGGATCGTCGTGCGTAAGGGAATGCCGGTGGCCGACGCGGAGGTGGGGCGGAGCGCGCGCGTCGGGCTCAACGCGGAGCGCTGCGGGGAGGCAGCGCGCTGGCGCTGGCGTTACGCCATCAAAGACTCGCCATGGTTCTCGCGTCCGCTCTGA
- a CDS encoding HEAT repeat domain-containing protein, translating to MKRPKLVTDVSEWGLMRWPARTRARLVITSLAFIALATACAFISADYILNTSASVMLNLVLITANLFLLLVTAFLQAALIGEFFFSPGWRQRVLLGEKPASRSSLSDDLLAVHDHNAEFIAIIAIALFVNGFAINQVIGGFFDAYHNEAFFQVRMRSDDPEERLASLTMLADPLNNQIWERPALQEMILEGLGDPETSVRQRAAWTAGALLVRRADKTLSAMATDDPDPQTRARAAHALGKLPPAEEHRLTLERLITADQPLELRLGAFRGLAAMADAYAVPTILTQIDDPDETVAAYAYWALARIGSADARDQVKARVDTLPHGPRRCAALEAFKMVSTKEDTISARRHFQRVDPELYCEPLTFEEPDENIHHVVWGESVRLKWLKVVGNTDPFSHEDWMVRLVNDPEEDVRTRDVADEILRQMRRVQR from the coding sequence GTGAAACGCCCCAAACTCGTCACGGACGTCTCCGAGTGGGGACTGATGCGCTGGCCGGCGCGAACCCGCGCCCGCCTGGTCATCACGTCCCTTGCCTTTATTGCGCTGGCGACGGCCTGCGCCTTTATCAGCGCGGACTACATCCTCAACACCAGCGCCTCCGTGATGCTCAACCTGGTGCTGATCACCGCGAATCTTTTTCTGCTGCTCGTCACCGCCTTTCTGCAGGCCGCGCTCATCGGCGAGTTTTTCTTCTCGCCGGGGTGGCGCCAGCGCGTGCTCCTGGGGGAGAAGCCTGCCTCCAGGAGTTCCCTGAGCGATGACCTCCTCGCCGTCCACGACCACAACGCGGAGTTCATCGCCATCATCGCCATCGCGCTCTTCGTCAACGGCTTTGCCATCAACCAGGTCATCGGCGGATTCTTTGACGCCTACCATAATGAGGCGTTTTTCCAGGTGCGTATGCGCTCCGACGATCCCGAGGAGCGTCTGGCCTCATTGACCATGCTGGCCGACCCGCTCAACAACCAGATCTGGGAGCGTCCCGCCCTCCAGGAGATGATCCTTGAGGGGCTGGGCGACCCTGAAACCAGCGTGCGTCAGCGCGCGGCCTGGACCGCCGGCGCCCTGCTGGTACGCCGCGCCGATAAAACACTCTCCGCCATGGCCACCGACGACCCCGATCCGCAGACTCGCGCCCGGGCCGCCCATGCCCTGGGCAAACTTCCCCCGGCCGAAGAGCACCGCCTCACCCTGGAGCGTCTCATCACCGCCGACCAACCTCTGGAGCTCCGCCTGGGCGCCTTCCGCGGCCTGGCCGCCATGGCCGACGCCTATGCCGTGCCCACAATCCTCACGCAGATTGACGATCCCGATGAGACCGTCGCCGCCTACGCTTACTGGGCACTCGCACGCATCGGCTCCGCCGATGCCCGCGACCAGGTCAAAGCCCGCGTCGACACACTGCCCCACGGCCCCCGCCGCTGCGCGGCGCTGGAGGCCTTTAAGATGGTCTCCACCAAAGAAGACACCATCTCGGCACGCCGTCACTTCCAGCGCGTCGATCCCGAGCTCTACTGCGAGCCCCTCACCTTTGAGGAACCTGACGAAAACATCCATCATGTGGTCTGGGGCGAGTCGGTGCGTCTGAAGTGGCTGAAGGTCGTGGGCAACACCGACCCCTTTTCCCACGAAGACTGGATGGTGCGTCTGGTCAACGACCCCGAAGAAGACGTACGCACCCGCGATGTAGCCGACGAAATCTTACGGCAGATGCGCCGCGTTCAGCGCTGA
- a CDS encoding SDR family NAD(P)-dependent oxidoreductase, giving the protein MNIAIITGASAGMGRHFALQLDGRADIDEIWLVARRKERLEALAGELKHARGRVFAVDLCDDDALNAFFATLAQETPTVTWLINNAGFGKIGRFDQVPVATNLQMIDLNIRALTEITQRALPFCQKGSHIVQVASSAGFLPITHFAVYAASKAFVVNFSNALSRELKPRGIGVTAVCPGPVQTEFFDVAASQGGTKAGPDGVMADPEHVVARAIKDAERHHLNSVYGLSIKAFILLTRFLPRQLAIRATERIYG; this is encoded by the coding sequence ATGAACATCGCCATCATCACCGGAGCCTCCGCCGGCATGGGCCGCCATTTCGCCCTGCAGCTCGACGGCCGCGCTGACATCGACGAGATCTGGCTCGTGGCTCGCCGCAAAGAGCGCCTCGAAGCGCTGGCCGGGGAGTTAAAGCACGCCCGAGGACGCGTCTTCGCTGTGGATTTATGCGATGACGACGCCCTCAACGCCTTCTTCGCCACTCTGGCGCAGGAGACGCCTACCGTCACCTGGCTGATTAACAACGCCGGCTTCGGAAAAATCGGCCGCTTTGACCAGGTGCCCGTGGCGACCAACCTGCAGATGATCGATCTGAACATCCGCGCGCTCACCGAAATCACCCAGCGCGCGCTGCCCTTCTGCCAGAAAGGCTCGCACATCGTGCAGGTGGCCTCCTCGGCGGGCTTTTTGCCGATCACTCACTTCGCCGTCTACGCCGCCTCCAAGGCCTTTGTCGTCAACTTCTCCAATGCCCTCTCCCGCGAGCTCAAACCCCGCGGCATCGGCGTGACCGCGGTCTGCCCCGGGCCGGTGCAGACGGAGTTTTTTGACGTCGCCGCAAGCCAGGGGGGCACCAAAGCCGGGCCCGATGGCGTGATGGCCGACCCGGAGCACGTGGTAGCCCGCGCCATCAAAGACGCGGAGCGACATCACCTCAACTCCGTCTACGGGCTGAGCATCAAGGCCTTCATCCTGCTCACCCGCTTCTTACCGCGCCAGCTGGCCATCCGCGCCACCGAGCGGATCTACGGTTGA
- a CDS encoding cation:proton antiporter: protein MEFGPSVTFPFSNPVLIFATLMALIFLAPQLVTRLKIPGMVGLILGGALAGPSALNLLERDATIVLLGTVGLLYLMFQAGLSLDLGRFNTLKGRSVVFGLISFFLPQLLTLWVALNVLGYSLEASLLLGSIIGSHTLIAYPIVARLGLMKNTAVTMTLGGTLVTDTLSLAILAIVMASLSGDVAAIDWAIFGGAVALYAAAAILGLPRLGYAFFRTVRNSPEMEFGFLMTVLFITAWLAEAVGLAPIIGAFIGGLALNSLVPEQSTLMARIRFNGEALFVPFFLISVGLLIDFRVLFSSLELWKLAAVLVGLVSIGKLAATLIVRQIFGYTWAEGWTIYGLSVPQAAATLAVTLIGFEAGIFDGTLVNAVVVMILATCILGPALVEKYGLEMAHRAEAAPVEQHRVRERLLVPVANPKTSDDLFDLALYMRDPKCREPVYPLMVVTDGQDAEERLQTKRKMLDHFVDKGAEAQVQVRPLARIAMNVANGIARVAREEHASMVLIGWSGHVSTRERIFGTVLDQLLEETRQLLFVNRICEPLATTERVVLAVPPFAERSPGFFEAVHSVKQLASRLDAELMVVCDERYIEQDRELVDSLEPQMDAKYVPVQAWSTLVQTLDEVVDRGAMIFALSARPRSAPWIPELDRLPRVLGERYPDNSLSVVFLSEYGGAG, encoded by the coding sequence TTGGAATTTGGACCCAGCGTAACGTTTCCTTTCAGCAACCCGGTTTTGATCTTTGCGACGCTGATGGCGCTGATTTTTTTAGCGCCGCAGCTGGTGACGCGTTTGAAGATCCCGGGGATGGTCGGCCTGATCCTGGGTGGGGCGCTGGCCGGGCCTTCGGCGTTAAATCTGCTGGAACGCGATGCGACGATCGTGCTTCTGGGCACCGTCGGCCTGCTTTATTTGATGTTTCAGGCGGGGCTCTCGCTGGATCTGGGGCGTTTTAATACGCTCAAGGGTCGCAGTGTGGTCTTCGGGCTCATCTCGTTTTTCCTCCCGCAGCTGCTCACGCTGTGGGTGGCGCTTAATGTGCTGGGATATTCGCTGGAGGCCTCGCTCTTGCTGGGGTCCATTATCGGCTCGCACACGCTGATCGCCTACCCGATCGTGGCGCGGCTGGGGCTGATGAAGAACACCGCGGTGACGATGACCCTGGGGGGCACGCTGGTAACGGACACGCTTTCGCTGGCGATTCTGGCGATTGTGATGGCGTCTTTGAGCGGGGATGTGGCTGCTATTGACTGGGCGATCTTTGGCGGGGCGGTGGCGCTGTACGCGGCCGCGGCGATTCTCGGTCTCCCCCGGCTGGGGTATGCGTTCTTTCGCACAGTGCGCAACAGCCCGGAGATGGAGTTCGGGTTTTTGATGACGGTGCTCTTCATCACCGCCTGGCTGGCCGAGGCGGTGGGACTGGCGCCGATCATCGGGGCCTTTATCGGGGGGCTTGCGCTCAACAGCCTGGTGCCGGAGCAGAGCACGTTGATGGCGCGTATTCGCTTTAATGGCGAGGCGCTCTTTGTGCCCTTCTTTTTGATCTCGGTGGGACTTCTCATCGATTTCCGGGTGCTCTTTAGCAGCCTGGAGTTGTGGAAGCTGGCCGCGGTGTTGGTGGGCCTTGTGAGCATCGGGAAGTTGGCCGCGACGCTGATTGTGCGCCAGATCTTCGGCTATACCTGGGCGGAGGGCTGGACGATCTACGGGTTGAGTGTGCCCCAGGCTGCGGCCACCCTGGCGGTGACCCTGATCGGTTTTGAGGCCGGGATCTTTGACGGGACGCTGGTCAACGCTGTGGTCGTCATGATCCTTGCGACCTGCATCCTGGGGCCGGCGCTGGTGGAGAAGTACGGATTGGAGATGGCGCATCGCGCCGAGGCAGCGCCGGTCGAGCAGCACCGGGTGCGCGAACGTCTGCTGGTGCCGGTGGCCAACCCGAAGACCTCCGATGATCTCTTCGATCTGGCGCTTTATATGCGCGACCCGAAGTGTCGGGAGCCGGTCTACCCGCTGATGGTGGTTACCGATGGGCAGGACGCCGAGGAGCGTCTGCAGACCAAGCGCAAGATGCTCGATCATTTTGTGGATAAGGGGGCCGAGGCCCAGGTTCAGGTGCGTCCACTGGCGCGCATCGCGATGAACGTGGCTAACGGTATTGCCCGTGTCGCTCGTGAGGAGCATGCCTCAATGGTGCTCATCGGTTGGAGCGGGCACGTCTCCACGCGTGAGCGCATCTTCGGTACCGTGCTCGATCAACTTCTCGAAGAGACCCGCCAACTTCTCTTTGTGAACCGAATCTGCGAGCCGCTCGCGACGACGGAGCGCGTGGTGCTGGCGGTGCCGCCTTTTGCGGAGCGCTCACCGGGCTTCTTTGAGGCGGTGCATTCGGTCAAGCAGCTGGCCTCCCGTCTCGACGCCGAGCTGATGGTGGTATGCGACGAGCGTTACATCGAACAGGACCGGGAGCTGGTCGACTCGCTGGAGCCGCAGATGGACGCGAAGTACGTGCCGGTGCAGGCCTGGTCGACGCTGGTGCAAACGCTCGATGAGGTCGTGGATCGAGGCGCGATGATCTTTGCATTGAGCGCCCGGCCTCGCTCGGCACCCTGGATTCCCGAGCTCGATCGTCTGCCGCGGGTGCTCGGGGAGCGTTATCCGGACAATTCGCTCTCGGTGGTCTTCCTCTCGGAGTATGGCGGCGCCGGTTGA
- a CDS encoding endonuclease/exonuclease/phosphatase family protein produces MRVVLTQALATALWGCDPFNATFDEVEDAQYYEAQELIATEPPRGELVVMDWNIKFGGARIDFWFDCHGDRVLMDEDEVLENMEGLATKIRQVDPDVLLMQEIDIDSKRVAYVDQVQWLLDNTELNYAVFASQWRAHHVPTDGIGRVNMGNAILSKYPIRDAQRIAMPQISTNDALTNYFYLKRHILTSIVEVPEYGDLHVLNVHTDAFAQDGTKELQIDLFKDELDRIDRAGGIFVAGGDLNTLPPGSAQQNGFPDSICESEDFQADDFRAEEDALSAYYEDYTPAIPLEDYQADNSPYFTHSTQGGTFWNRKLDYLFTNGTFVPGSGLTHQNASSGGMETMPLSDHAPITVRFALEER; encoded by the coding sequence ATGCGAGTGGTTCTCACGCAGGCGCTGGCCACAGCCCTGTGGGGGTGTGACCCCTTTAACGCGACCTTCGATGAGGTCGAGGACGCGCAGTACTATGAGGCGCAGGAGCTGATCGCCACCGAGCCGCCCCGTGGCGAGCTGGTGGTGATGGACTGGAACATCAAGTTTGGCGGGGCGCGGATCGACTTCTGGTTCGACTGCCACGGCGATCGCGTCTTGATGGACGAAGACGAAGTTCTCGAAAATATGGAAGGGCTGGCCACCAAGATCCGTCAGGTCGACCCGGATGTGCTCCTGATGCAGGAGATCGACATCGACTCCAAACGCGTGGCCTACGTCGATCAGGTGCAGTGGCTTCTGGATAATACCGAGCTCAACTACGCCGTCTTTGCCTCGCAGTGGCGCGCCCACCACGTGCCCACCGACGGTATCGGCAGGGTGAATATGGGCAATGCGATTCTCTCGAAATACCCGATTCGGGATGCGCAGCGCATCGCCATGCCGCAGATCAGCACCAACGATGCGCTCACGAACTACTTCTATCTCAAGCGCCACATCCTCACCTCGATCGTGGAGGTGCCTGAGTACGGGGATCTGCACGTGCTCAACGTGCATACCGACGCCTTTGCGCAGGATGGCACCAAGGAGTTGCAGATCGATCTTTTTAAAGATGAGCTCGACCGCATCGACCGGGCCGGCGGCATCTTTGTGGCCGGCGGCGATCTGAACACGCTTCCGCCGGGCAGCGCGCAGCAGAATGGCTTTCCAGACTCGATCTGTGAGTCGGAGGACTTTCAGGCCGATGACTTCCGCGCCGAAGAAGACGCGCTCAGCGCGTATTACGAAGACTACACCCCGGCCATTCCGCTGGAAGACTACCAGGCCGACAACTCGCCATACTTCACCCACTCCACCCAGGGTGGGACCTTCTGGAATCGCAAGCTCGACTACCTCTTCACCAACGGCACCTTTGTGCCGGGCTCGGGGCTGACCCATCAGAACGCTTCCAGCGGCGGGATGGAGACGATGCCGCTCTCGGATCACGCGCCGATCACCGTGCGCTTTGCGCTGGAGGAGCGATGA
- a CDS encoding pectin acetylesterase-family hydrolase, protein MSTVRARVMRCLSAMVGAALLTGCVIAPGLSRGENPRVEVEVWREGRPLQPQRWYYVEAPGARCANGSPVGVGVNAARSSRDLLVYFNGGGACWNAMSCGILETAANTEIRYSSNQLGKEVHPLAEAGVLSRDKAINPLSSANFMFVPYCTGDLHAGYTQTTYPGLGLEGPVYHQGRRNVELFIERARQIFPEVERVWLMGVSAGGYAVALNFELFKSSFEGAEIHAYADASPWLTLDDERWEAWRTNWAMTLPEACEGCLENSELIPSRLARAYPESRFALSVFSHDTVISTYFGAVPNRFAELLEEHLSSYYQEHPNMRVFVAEGGDHETLLQLRTLTGRDSRRLESFYRAWVTGEVSDEQASE, encoded by the coding sequence ATGAGCACAGTCAGAGCACGCGTGATGCGCTGTCTGAGCGCGATGGTGGGGGCTGCGCTTCTTACCGGCTGTGTGATCGCGCCGGGCTTGAGCCGAGGTGAGAACCCCCGGGTCGAGGTGGAGGTCTGGCGCGAGGGCCGCCCCCTGCAACCTCAGCGCTGGTACTACGTCGAAGCCCCGGGCGCGCGCTGCGCCAACGGCTCGCCGGTGGGCGTGGGGGTCAACGCGGCACGCTCCAGCCGCGATCTTCTGGTGTACTTCAACGGCGGCGGTGCCTGCTGGAATGCGATGAGCTGCGGTATCCTGGAGACCGCCGCCAACACCGAGATCCGCTACTCCAGCAACCAGCTTGGCAAGGAGGTCCACCCCCTGGCCGAAGCCGGCGTGCTCAGCCGCGATAAGGCGATCAACCCGCTCTCCTCCGCGAATTTTATGTTCGTGCCTTATTGCACCGGCGATCTTCATGCCGGATACACCCAGACCACCTACCCGGGCCTGGGGTTGGAGGGGCCGGTCTACCACCAGGGGCGGCGCAACGTGGAGCTCTTCATCGAGCGCGCCCGCCAGATCTTCCCCGAGGTCGAGAGGGTCTGGCTGATGGGCGTGAGCGCCGGTGGCTACGCGGTCGCCTTGAACTTCGAGCTCTTCAAATCATCCTTTGAGGGGGCCGAGATCCATGCCTACGCCGACGCCTCCCCCTGGCTCACCCTGGACGATGAGCGCTGGGAGGCGTGGCGCACCAACTGGGCGATGACCCTGCCTGAGGCCTGCGAGGGTTGTCTGGAGAACAGCGAGCTCATTCCCAGTCGCCTTGCCCGCGCCTACCCGGAGTCGCGCTTTGCGCTCTCGGTCTTTTCGCACGACACGGTGATCTCGACCTACTTCGGAGCGGTGCCCAACCGATTTGCGGAGCTGCTCGAAGAGCATTTAAGCTCGTATTATCAAGAACATCCCAACATGCGGGTGTTTGTGGCTGAGGGCGGCGATCACGAGACGCTCTTGCAGCTGCGCACGTTGACCGGCCGCGATTCGCGCAGGCTGGAGTCCTTTTATCGAGCGTGGGTCACGGGCGAGGTGAGTGATGAGCAGGCGTCAGAGTAG